A stretch of the Deltaproteobacteria bacterium genome encodes the following:
- the flgA gene encoding flagella basal body P-ring formation protein FlgA → MTRALTMALAAAAALAAGTARAGDIEADVRARVDAALPADLAVDTIELSPALRAVDAQRVGLSWRGAPRAGIVTVQVIAHSAGGETVRGWARLALVPVRRVLVAARALEEGRAIGAGDLTMDARAVARGQGWQMAPAALLGRRVLRDVPAGAVIGPEDVEEPAPVARGTDVTVVVARGAVRVEAAGVLERSARPGERTAVRLLATRRVVSGILIDSTTVVMGGR, encoded by the coding sequence ATGACCCGCGCACTGACGATGGCGCTCGCCGCGGCCGCCGCCCTGGCGGCCGGCACGGCGCGGGCCGGAGACATCGAGGCGGACGTGCGCGCCCGCGTCGACGCGGCGTTGCCCGCCGACCTCGCGGTCGATACGATCGAGCTTTCGCCCGCTTTGCGCGCGGTGGATGCGCAGCGCGTCGGCCTGTCGTGGCGCGGCGCGCCGCGCGCGGGCATCGTCACCGTGCAGGTTATCGCGCACAGCGCCGGCGGCGAGACGGTGCGCGGCTGGGCGCGGCTGGCGCTGGTGCCCGTGCGCCGGGTCCTCGTCGCCGCGCGGGCGCTCGAAGAAGGCCGGGCGATCGGCGCGGGGGATCTCACCATGGACGCCCGCGCCGTCGCCCGCGGCCAGGGATGGCAGATGGCGCCGGCCGCGCTCCTGGGGCGGCGGGTGTTGCGCGACGTGCCGGCCGGCGCGGTGATCGGCCCCGAGGATGTCGAGGAGCCGGCCCCCGTCGCGCGGGGAACCGACGTGACGGTCGTCGTCGCGCGCGGAGCGGTCCGCGTCGAGGCGGCCGGCGTGCTCGAACGCAGCGCGCGCCCGGGCGAGCGCACGGCGGTGCGGTTGCTGGCGACGCGCAGGGTGGTCAGCGGCATCTTGATCGATTCGACGACCGTCGTCATGGGAGGCAGGTGA
- the flgF gene encoding flagellar basal-body rod protein FlgF, protein MGSGMYVAMAGARAQSDALDTTANNVANAGTAGFRAERIAFSEMLSRARAPDMAYAAATRSRPDTTQGAIRTTDNPLDLAIRGDGFFAVQTPAGVRYTRDGAFRLDADGQIVDARGFALLDQSGAPLSVPPETGSIDVGADGTVRADGVEVGVVQIARFSPDQLRREGNNLFVARGAPRAASDDLPEVVSGALEQSNVNVVRGMVGLVKVSRTYEALLRMIESYRDIDARTARDIGGPK, encoded by the coding sequence ATGGGCTCTGGAATGTACGTGGCGATGGCGGGGGCGCGAGCACAGAGCGACGCGCTCGACACGACCGCCAACAACGTGGCCAACGCCGGCACGGCCGGATTCCGCGCGGAGCGGATTGCGTTTAGCGAGATGCTGTCGCGCGCCCGCGCGCCCGACATGGCGTATGCGGCCGCGACCCGCAGCCGCCCGGACACGACGCAGGGCGCGATCCGGACGACCGACAATCCACTCGACCTCGCGATCCGCGGAGACGGCTTCTTCGCGGTGCAAACTCCCGCGGGCGTGCGCTACACGCGCGACGGCGCGTTCCGCCTCGATGCGGATGGGCAGATCGTCGACGCGCGCGGGTTCGCACTCCTCGACCAATCCGGCGCGCCGTTGTCGGTGCCGCCGGAGACCGGCTCGATCGACGTCGGCGCCGACGGCACCGTGCGCGCCGACGGCGTCGAGGTCGGCGTCGTTCAGATCGCCCGGTTCTCGCCCGATCAACTGCGGCGCGAGGGCAACAACTTGTTCGTCGCCCGCGGCGCACCACGGGCCGCGTCGGACGACCTGCCCGAGGTCGTGTCGGGGGCGCTCGAGCAGAGCAACGTCAACGTCGTCCGCGGAATGGTCGGCCTCGTGAAGGTATCGCGCACCTACGAGGCGCTGCTCCGCATGATCGAGAGCTATCGCGACATCGACGCGCGCACCGCCCGCGACATCGGCGGGCCGAAGTAG
- a CDS encoding MinD/ParA family protein, with translation MASARAASSACSSKSSSFSRRHPVGPAWPRARCIIAVGGGKGGVGKSVVAANLAVAMAQMGKRTLVFDADLGAANLHTMFGIDRPGPGLQGFIARVVDSLDEAVVATNVPDLYLVPGSAGIPGCANIMHSQKQRVLRALYRLDYDVVVIDVGAGVAYNALDFFDAADLRLVVMAPQLTSIQNAYAFLKSAVFRVILQLGQDRDAKAKIAKAQQIGGPTAPVSALVDALRQTAPDLVPRVEAELTHFGCRIVGNYVFQDAEMASLMNIGRLIRDYLRVHAPLIGALRAQRSIHDSVNRRVPLLLSDASSRNARELKRIARMLASENVARLRELRAGAPEPPPERQATGPIEVVDALV, from the coding sequence ATCGCCTCGGCAAGGGCCGCGTCAAGCGCGTGTTCTTCGAAGAGTTCGTCGTTCAGTAGGAGGCACCCCGTGGGACCGGCCTGGCCGCGCGCGCGCTGCATCATCGCCGTCGGAGGCGGCAAGGGCGGCGTGGGCAAGAGCGTCGTCGCCGCAAACCTTGCGGTGGCCATGGCACAGATGGGGAAGAGGACCCTCGTGTTCGACGCCGATCTCGGCGCGGCCAACCTCCACACGATGTTCGGCATCGACCGGCCGGGTCCGGGGTTGCAGGGGTTCATCGCGCGGGTCGTCGATTCCCTCGACGAGGCGGTCGTCGCGACGAACGTGCCGGACCTGTATCTCGTACCCGGCAGTGCCGGCATTCCGGGCTGCGCGAACATCATGCACAGTCAGAAACAGCGCGTCCTCCGGGCGCTGTATCGACTCGACTACGACGTCGTCGTGATCGACGTGGGCGCCGGTGTCGCCTACAACGCACTCGACTTTTTCGACGCGGCAGACCTGCGGCTGGTCGTGATGGCGCCGCAACTCACGTCGATCCAGAACGCCTACGCGTTTTTGAAAAGTGCGGTGTTCCGCGTCATTTTGCAGCTGGGGCAGGACCGAGACGCGAAGGCAAAAATCGCGAAGGCGCAGCAGATCGGAGGTCCGACCGCTCCGGTGAGCGCGCTAGTCGACGCGCTGCGGCAGACGGCGCCCGACCTCGTGCCGCGGGTGGAGGCGGAGCTGACCCACTTCGGCTGCCGCATCGTCGGCAATTACGTGTTTCAAGACGCCGAGATGGCGTCGCTGATGAACATCGGTCGCCTCATTCGCGACTACCTGCGCGTTCACGCCCCGCTGATCGGCGCCCTGCGCGCCCAGCGCAGCATTCACGACTCCGTCAATCGCCGCGTCCCGTTGCTGCTGAGCGACGCCAGCTCGCGCAACGCGCGCGAACTCAAGCGGATCGCTCGCATGCTCGCGTCCGAGAACGTCGCGCGGCTGCGCGAGCTGCGCGCCGGCGCGCCGGAGCCGCCGCCCGAACGCCAGGCTACAGGTCCGATTGAAGTGGTCGATGCACTCGTGTAG
- the flgG gene encoding flagellar basal-body rod protein FlgG: MIRALTTAATGMEAQQKRLDVTANNIANVSTPGFKKSRAEFQDLMYQTTQAPGAATGQGTRAPNGMQIGLGVRVAGTQRMHSQGSLRQTGNPLDLAIEGNGYFAVNLPSGEVAYTRDGAFKLDAEGRMVTTDGYPLASDVTVPPDAQTVSIGADGTVSATIPGESAPVELGKIELATFANPAGLEALGKNLFKETAASGAAITGAPGENGIGSLQQGALELSNVQVVEEMIDLITGQRAYEVTARVIRAGDEMLQQTANLR, from the coding sequence ATGATTCGAGCACTCACCACCGCCGCGACCGGGATGGAGGCGCAGCAAAAGCGCCTCGACGTCACCGCAAACAACATCGCCAACGTGTCGACGCCCGGGTTCAAGAAGAGCCGCGCCGAGTTTCAGGACTTGATGTACCAGACGACCCAGGCGCCGGGCGCCGCCACCGGCCAGGGAACCCGCGCGCCCAACGGCATGCAGATCGGACTCGGCGTGCGCGTCGCCGGCACGCAGCGGATGCACAGCCAGGGCAGCCTGCGCCAGACCGGCAATCCGCTCGACCTCGCAATCGAGGGCAACGGCTACTTCGCCGTCAACCTGCCGAGCGGCGAGGTCGCCTACACGCGGGACGGCGCGTTCAAGCTCGACGCCGAGGGCCGCATGGTCACCACGGACGGCTACCCGCTCGCGTCCGACGTGACCGTTCCGCCGGATGCCCAGACCGTGTCGATCGGCGCCGACGGCACGGTGTCGGCCACCATCCCCGGCGAGTCGGCCCCGGTCGAACTCGGCAAGATCGAACTCGCGACGTTCGCGAATCCGGCCGGCCTCGAGGCGCTCGGCAAGAACCTGTTCAAGGAGACGGCCGCGTCGGGCGCCGCGATCACCGGCGCCCCCGGCGAAAACGGCATCGGCTCGCTCCAGCAGGGAGCGCTGGAGCTGTCGAACGTGCAGGTGGTCGAGGAAATGATCGACCTCATTACCGGCCAGCGGGCATACGAAGTCACCGCGCGCGTCATCCGCGCCGGCGACGAGATGCTCCAGCAGACGGCGAACCTGCGATGA
- a CDS encoding flagellar motor protein MotB, with the protein MSDEFDFDEGGDEGGGSEWMATFADMMTLLLTFFVLLLSFASMDITNFRMALGSVKDALGVEVEHPGDVTAIATSVVELSKRESTSNLQVFEEMMVSRIREMVREKGLEGTIEAVPDARGVIVRITGEILFETGEAELRPESKPTLDAVAEICRMLEYPISVEGHTDDRPIHTSRYASNWELSTARATAAMRYLVETGGIDIARMSVAGYAHMRPIASNETPEGRARNRRVEFVFIRPAEPAK; encoded by the coding sequence GTGAGCGACGAGTTCGATTTCGACGAAGGAGGCGATGAGGGTGGCGGCAGCGAGTGGATGGCGACGTTCGCCGACATGATGACGCTGCTGCTCACGTTCTTCGTGCTGTTGCTGTCGTTCGCGTCGATGGACATCACGAACTTCCGCATGGCGCTCGGGTCGGTGAAGGACGCCCTCGGCGTGGAGGTCGAGCACCCGGGCGACGTGACGGCGATCGCCACGTCCGTCGTCGAGCTGTCGAAGCGCGAGAGCACGAGCAACCTGCAGGTGTTCGAGGAGATGATGGTCTCGCGCATCCGCGAGATGGTGCGCGAAAAGGGTCTAGAGGGCACGATCGAAGCCGTCCCGGACGCGCGCGGGGTGATCGTCCGCATCACCGGCGAGATCCTGTTCGAGACAGGCGAGGCCGAGTTGCGGCCGGAGAGCAAGCCCACGCTCGACGCGGTCGCCGAGATCTGCCGCATGCTCGAGTACCCGATTTCGGTCGAGGGCCATACCGACGACCGGCCGATTCACACGTCGCGCTACGCGTCGAACTGGGAGCTGTCCACGGCGCGCGCGACCGCCGCGATGCGGTACCTCGTGGAAACCGGCGGCATCGACATCGCGCGGATGAGCGTGGCCGGCTACGCGCACATGCGCCCGATCGCATCGAACGAAACCCCCGAAGGGCGCGCTCGCAACCGGCGCGTCGAGTTTGTGTTCATACGTCCAGCGGAGCCAGCCAAATGA
- a CDS encoding flagellin FliC, translating into MAVSIVTNVASLGAQRHLNRTQTRIAGNINRLSSGLRINRASDDAAGLAISEKLKAQIRSLSQASRNANDGVSLTQVAEGAMDQMQGIVERMRELAIQSANGTLGSTERGFIQTEFNELRSEIDRISAVTEFNGQKLLDGSASAGLTMQVGINNTANDRVTIKITKLAAGTLGSTTKLSAASLSTATKAQAAIAVFDKAISQLSDARAKLGAAQNRLTVTMDNLSVAHENLSAANSRIRDVDVAEETAAFTRNQILSQAGVSVLAQANQMPSVALSLLG; encoded by the coding sequence ATGGCCGTTTCCATCGTCACCAACGTCGCTTCCCTGGGCGCTCAGCGCCACCTCAATCGGACCCAGACGCGCATCGCGGGCAACATCAACCGGCTGTCGTCGGGTTTGCGGATCAACCGGGCGTCCGATGACGCCGCGGGGCTCGCAATCAGCGAGAAGCTCAAGGCGCAGATCCGCAGCCTGTCGCAGGCCAGCCGCAACGCCAACGACGGCGTCAGCCTCACCCAGGTTGCCGAAGGCGCCATGGATCAGATGCAGGGCATCGTCGAGCGCATGCGCGAACTCGCGATCCAGTCGGCCAACGGCACGCTCGGCTCGACCGAGCGCGGCTTCATCCAGACCGAGTTCAACGAGCTGCGCAGCGAGATCGACCGCATCTCGGCCGTGACCGAGTTCAATGGGCAAAAGCTGCTCGACGGTTCGGCGTCCGCGGGTCTCACGATGCAGGTCGGCATCAACAACACCGCCAACGACCGCGTCACGATCAAGATCACCAAGTTGGCAGCCGGCACGCTCGGCTCGACCACGAAGCTGTCCGCGGCGTCGCTGTCGACCGCGACGAAGGCGCAGGCCGCGATCGCGGTGTTCGACAAGGCGATCAGCCAGCTGTCGGATGCCCGGGCCAAGCTCGGCGCGGCGCAGAACCGGCTGACGGTCACGATGGACAACCTGTCGGTCGCCCACGAGAACCTGTCGGCCGCAAACAGCCGGATCCGCGACGTCGACGTCGCAGAGGAGACGGCCGCGTTCACCCGCAACCAGATCCTGTCGCAGGCGGGCGTCTCCGTCCTCGCACAAGCCAACCAGATGCCGTCCGTGGCCCTGTCGCTGCTCGGCTAA
- a CDS encoding flagellar basal body L-ring protein FlgH: MRTQLVIVSATVSLLAGCASHIAPYRPKRRHFDPGRYEKSPVASRGSLYAGGAGWFEDDRAGRVGDILIVRIEESEQATRDATTKLARSTQRSASASGLLGSAASAVGLDSAGLIGLSSERTFDGSGKIERKGRLVATLPVRVRRVLPNGDLFVEGTKVIMVGAEEHHLYVSGLVRPVDIGPDNTISSTRLADAEIEYTGRGDVTQQTRQGWLARLLDTIMPF; this comes from the coding sequence ATGCGCACGCAATTGGTCATTGTTAGTGCAACCGTTTCGCTGCTGGCGGGATGCGCGTCGCACATTGCTCCGTATCGACCAAAGCGCCGCCATTTCGACCCCGGTCGCTACGAAAAGTCGCCGGTTGCCTCGCGCGGCAGTCTGTACGCGGGCGGAGCCGGCTGGTTCGAGGACGACCGCGCCGGCCGCGTCGGCGACATTCTGATCGTTCGCATCGAAGAAAGTGAGCAGGCGACGCGCGATGCGACCACCAAGCTCGCGCGGTCGACCCAGCGAAGCGCATCCGCGTCCGGGCTGCTCGGGTCGGCCGCATCGGCGGTCGGGCTCGATTCGGCCGGTTTGATCGGCCTGTCGTCGGAGCGCACCTTCGACGGCTCGGGCAAGATCGAGCGCAAGGGCCGCCTGGTCGCGACGCTGCCGGTGCGCGTGCGCCGCGTGTTGCCCAACGGCGATCTGTTCGTCGAGGGAACGAAGGTGATCATGGTCGGCGCCGAGGAGCACCACTTGTACGTCAGCGGGCTCGTGCGCCCTGTCGATATCGGGCCCGACAACACGATCTCGTCGACGCGACTCGCGGACGCGGAGATCGAGTACACCGGCCGCGGCGACGTCACACAGCAGACGCGCCAGGGGTGGCTCGCGCGACTGCTCGACACGATCATGCCGTTTTAG
- the flgK gene encoding flagellar hook-associated protein FlgK, with product MSSLLRMLDLGSAALLAQQSGTAVASRNVANVNTEGYVRESIDLQSELAAPLVGGVRAGDPRRAQTELLAARERDRGGELGSARAYALAMGGLEDALTSANDDLSTRLAELFAAFSRLSAAPMDEAVRGDVVAAASEVARSFRSAAADITAAQDDADARIEQIAARASELAADIAAANRALATSADPVIADRRELAARKLAELVGGAARIDPDGQMRFVVAGGVVVVDGDRAATFDTSPDPGLGGRRKIEVVDGVHRDDVTARLDGGVLAGEVKFRDVTAASALARLDALAADVASNVNAVHSANAGLDGVTGRNLFTAATSAAALDLDPAVAVDPRLVAAAAPGAGPGDSQGALALIDLRDQKLAAGATRSFVDESISLVADIGRDTATARSAMDFAAARLDALAALRDSVAGVSLEEEMTRLSQFARASEAAARVVGTVDDLLATLIDTL from the coding sequence ATGTCGAGCCTGCTGCGCATGCTCGACCTCGGATCCGCCGCGCTGCTCGCGCAGCAGTCCGGGACCGCGGTCGCGTCGCGCAACGTGGCCAACGTCAACACGGAGGGGTACGTGCGCGAGAGCATCGATCTGCAGTCGGAACTGGCGGCTCCGCTGGTGGGCGGCGTGCGCGCCGGCGATCCGCGGCGCGCGCAGACAGAGCTGCTCGCGGCGCGCGAGCGCGATCGCGGCGGCGAGCTCGGCAGTGCCCGCGCGTACGCGCTGGCGATGGGCGGCCTGGAGGACGCGCTCACGTCGGCCAACGACGACCTGTCCACGCGGCTCGCCGAGCTGTTCGCCGCGTTTTCGCGGCTGTCGGCGGCGCCGATGGACGAGGCCGTCCGCGGCGACGTGGTCGCGGCCGCATCCGAAGTGGCGCGGTCGTTCCGCAGCGCGGCCGCCGACATCACCGCCGCGCAGGACGACGCCGACGCGCGCATCGAGCAGATCGCCGCGCGAGCCAGCGAGTTGGCGGCCGACATCGCCGCGGCCAACCGCGCGCTCGCCACGTCGGCGGACCCGGTGATCGCCGACCGCCGCGAACTCGCCGCGCGCAAGCTCGCCGAACTGGTCGGCGGCGCCGCGCGCATCGACCCGGACGGCCAGATGCGGTTCGTGGTCGCCGGCGGCGTCGTCGTCGTCGACGGCGATCGCGCCGCCACGTTCGACACGTCCCCCGACCCCGGCCTCGGCGGGCGCCGCAAGATCGAGGTGGTCGACGGCGTCCACCGCGACGACGTCACCGCGCGGCTCGACGGCGGCGTGCTCGCGGGCGAGGTCAAGTTCCGCGACGTGACCGCGGCGAGCGCGCTCGCGCGGCTCGACGCACTGGCGGCCGACGTCGCATCGAACGTCAACGCCGTCCACTCGGCGAACGCCGGACTCGACGGCGTCACCGGCCGCAACCTGTTTACCGCGGCCACGTCGGCCGCCGCGCTCGACCTGGACCCGGCGGTCGCCGTCGACCCGCGGCTCGTGGCCGCCGCCGCACCCGGCGCCGGGCCGGGCGACAGCCAGGGCGCGCTCGCGCTGATCGACCTGCGCGATCAGAAGCTCGCGGCGGGCGCGACCCGATCGTTCGTCGACGAGAGCATCTCGTTGGTCGCGGACATCGGTCGCGACACGGCTACCGCCCGGTCGGCGATGGACTTCGCGGCCGCGCGGCTCGACGCGCTTGCCGCCCTGCGCGACTCGGTCGCCGGCGTCAGCCTCGAGGAGGAGATGACGCGCCTGTCCCAATTTGCCCGCGCGAGCGAGGCCGCCGCCCGCGTCGTCGGCACGGTCGACGACCTGCTCGCGACCCTGATCGACACGCTGTGA
- a CDS encoding peptidase M23 — MAAIDLTAALQPGGVRDLGQAAAAFEAYFLRRMLSEVRGTAGLAGDGVGARMFRDMLDEALADAMAEGGGVGIADTLVDQLRDVAPAAALPRPGAYGEAAGALQVTPVAAPLSSTFGERVDPIEGDRRFHAGVDLAAPEGTPVVAAGAGTVVRAGPAGGYGNLVVVDHGGGVHTRYAHLSDIAVQVGDRVAAGARIGAVGATGRATGPHLHFEVRRDGRPVDPTREIALKGFAARSNR; from the coding sequence ATGGCCGCCATCGATCTGACCGCGGCCCTCCAACCCGGCGGTGTGCGCGATCTCGGACAGGCCGCGGCGGCGTTCGAAGCCTACTTTTTGCGCCGCATGCTGTCGGAGGTGCGCGGGACGGCGGGCCTGGCGGGCGACGGGGTCGGCGCGCGCATGTTTCGCGACATGCTCGACGAGGCGCTCGCGGACGCCATGGCCGAGGGAGGCGGCGTCGGCATCGCCGACACGCTCGTCGACCAGCTGCGCGACGTGGCGCCCGCGGCCGCCTTGCCGCGACCGGGAGCGTACGGGGAGGCGGCCGGTGCGCTCCAGGTAACGCCGGTGGCCGCGCCGCTGTCGTCGACCTTCGGCGAGCGCGTCGATCCGATCGAAGGCGACCGCCGCTTCCACGCCGGGGTCGACCTCGCGGCGCCGGAGGGAACGCCGGTCGTCGCGGCCGGCGCGGGCACGGTGGTGCGGGCCGGCCCGGCCGGCGGCTACGGCAACCTCGTGGTGGTCGACCACGGCGGCGGCGTCCACACCCGGTACGCGCATCTGAGCGACATCGCCGTGCAGGTCGGCGACCGCGTCGCCGCCGGCGCCCGCATCGGCGCGGTCGGCGCCACCGGGCGCGCCACGGGCCCCCACCTTCACTTCGAGGTTCGCCGGGATGGCCGCCCCGTCGACCCGACCCGAGAAATTGCCCTAAAGGGATTCGCCGCGCGGTCGAACCGCTGA
- a CDS encoding flagellar basal body P-ring protein FlgI codes for MHTERRSHRRLAGARAAAALSLIAAVACPVAVRADRVKDLATVEGYRGNALVGVGIVVGLAGTGDDARSPVTRRSLAQLMKHLGITIDEAQLKAKNVAAVVVTAELPPFARAGMQVDVTVSSMGSAKSLQGGTLIATPLKGPDRMTYAIAQGPLSLGGFAVEAATGSTTKKNHSTVARIPNGATIEMDAPGHLPRDHVVLLLDNPDFTTASRIADAIDTAFGEPLARVRDPGAVVVRVGPKWRGRVVHFIAALESVQAEPDVRARVVIDERTGTIVVGEHVALSRAAIAHGGITVRVTERLNPSQPGILSRGGNTVVTPESDISVEEAGGQLVPIGPAGTVGDVAAALNALGVKPRDLVAIFQALAAAGALRAELEVL; via the coding sequence ATGCACACCGAGCGACGTAGTCACCGGCGATTGGCAGGCGCGCGCGCCGCGGCCGCCCTGTCGCTGATCGCGGCGGTCGCCTGTCCGGTCGCCGTCCGAGCCGACCGGGTCAAGGATCTGGCGACGGTCGAGGGCTACCGCGGCAACGCCCTCGTCGGCGTCGGCATCGTCGTGGGCCTCGCGGGCACCGGGGACGACGCGCGCTCGCCCGTGACGCGGCGGTCGCTCGCTCAACTCATGAAGCATCTCGGCATCACGATCGACGAGGCGCAACTCAAGGCGAAGAACGTCGCCGCGGTCGTCGTGACCGCCGAACTGCCGCCGTTTGCGCGCGCCGGCATGCAGGTCGACGTCACCGTGTCGTCGATGGGATCGGCCAAGAGCTTGCAGGGCGGGACGCTGATCGCGACGCCGCTCAAGGGCCCCGACCGCATGACCTACGCGATCGCGCAGGGGCCGCTGTCGCTCGGGGGCTTCGCGGTCGAGGCGGCGACCGGGTCGACGACCAAAAAGAACCACAGCACGGTTGCGCGCATCCCGAACGGCGCGACCATCGAGATGGACGCTCCCGGTCACCTGCCGCGCGATCACGTCGTGTTGTTGCTCGACAATCCGGACTTCACGACGGCGTCGCGCATCGCCGACGCGATCGACACGGCGTTCGGGGAGCCGCTCGCGCGCGTGCGCGATCCCGGCGCGGTAGTGGTCCGGGTCGGGCCGAAGTGGCGCGGCCGCGTGGTCCACTTCATCGCGGCGCTCGAGTCCGTCCAGGCCGAGCCCGACGTGCGGGCGCGGGTCGTCATCGACGAACGTACCGGCACGATCGTCGTCGGCGAACACGTCGCGCTGTCGCGCGCGGCGATCGCCCACGGCGGCATCACCGTGCGCGTGACCGAGCGCCTCAATCCGTCGCAGCCGGGAATCTTGTCGCGCGGCGGCAACACGGTCGTGACGCCGGAGAGCGACATCTCGGTAGAGGAGGCCGGCGGCCAGCTCGTGCCGATCGGACCGGCCGGCACGGTCGGTGACGTCGCCGCCGCGCTCAACGCGCTCGGCGTCAAACCGCGCGACCTCGTCGCCATCTTCCAGGCGCTCGCCGCGGCAGGGGCGTTGCGCGCCGAACTGGAGGTGCTGTAA
- a CDS encoding flagellar biosynthesis anti-sigma factor FlgM, with product MRIDRPTTTHIGDHVSTDRADARARSDRAGAAGRPGGAAVVVALGSATRQVGALPKDVADRLERVRAQIADGSYQVDFDKLAERLVDEELARVGG from the coding sequence ATGCGCATCGACAGACCTACGACCACCCACATCGGCGACCATGTCTCCACCGATCGCGCCGACGCGCGCGCGCGGTCCGACCGGGCCGGCGCGGCGGGGCGTCCCGGCGGAGCGGCCGTCGTCGTCGCCCTCGGTTCGGCGACCCGCCAGGTCGGCGCGCTGCCGAAGGACGTCGCCGACCGACTCGAACGCGTGCGCGCGCAGATCGCCGACGGCAGCTACCAGGTGGACTTCGACAAGCTCGCCGAGCGCCTCGTGGACGAGGAGCTGGCGCGCGTGGGAGGCTGA
- a CDS encoding motility protein A (Homolog of MotA, appears to be involved in motility on surfaces and under different ionic conditions. With MotS (a MotB homolog) forms the ion channels that couple flagellar rotation to proton/sodium motive force across the membrane and forms the stator elements of the rotary flagellar machine.): MDLGTAIGMFLGFGLVIGSIMMDGSIGAFINVPGLLVVGGGTFAAALIAEDLKSVLSAVKVAMKAFFVKSPRVDETIKQLAELAVVVRKEGLLALENQQIDDPTLAKGVRLAVDGIPPEEIKATLRASLGALRARHRRGRQLFKFMAATAPAMGMVGTLIGLVQMLQVMDDPSSIGPAMAVALLTTFYGAIFAFIIFGPIAEKLDMRSNEEAANVQVILDGLDSVLKGENARIVQEKLEVQLPPKDRKPIE; the protein is encoded by the coding sequence ATGGATCTCGGAACCGCCATAGGAATGTTCCTGGGCTTCGGCCTGGTCATCGGCTCCATCATGATGGACGGCTCCATCGGGGCGTTCATCAACGTGCCCGGCCTGCTCGTGGTGGGCGGAGGCACGTTCGCGGCGGCGCTGATCGCCGAAGATCTCAAATCGGTGCTGTCGGCGGTCAAGGTCGCGATGAAGGCGTTTTTCGTCAAGAGCCCGCGGGTGGACGAGACGATCAAGCAACTCGCCGAACTCGCCGTCGTCGTGCGCAAGGAGGGCTTGCTCGCGCTCGAGAACCAGCAGATCGACGACCCGACGCTGGCGAAGGGAGTCCGTCTCGCGGTCGATGGCATCCCACCGGAGGAGATCAAGGCGACGCTGCGCGCGTCGTTGGGCGCGTTGCGCGCGCGCCACCGCCGCGGCCGCCAGCTGTTCAAGTTCATGGCCGCGACCGCGCCGGCGATGGGCATGGTCGGCACACTCATCGGCCTCGTGCAGATGCTCCAGGTGATGGACGACCCGAGTTCGATCGGCCCGGCGATGGCCGTCGCGCTGCTGACGACCTTCTACGGCGCCATCTTCGCGTTCATCATCTTCGGGCCGATCGCCGAGAAGCTCGACATGCGATCGAACGAGGAGGCCGCGAACGTCCAGGTCATTCTCGATGGCCTCGACTCGGTGCTCAAGGGCGAAAACGCGCGCATCGTCCAGGAGAAGCTCGAAGTCCAGCTGCCGCCGAAGGACCGCAAGCCGATCGAGTAG
- a CDS encoding flagellar protein FliS: MYGRIAKQYKKIHVGSASPARVLDEVYGRLLRDLADARAAIEARDVLAKQRATDHALRILTELIAALEPDRAPELCANLERLYDFAHARIVAASRDMDAAPLGEAERIIETLRDAFRTAAEAA, encoded by the coding sequence ATGTACGGACGAATCGCCAAACAGTACAAAAAGATTCACGTCGGCTCGGCATCACCGGCGCGCGTACTCGACGAGGTGTACGGGCGCCTGCTTCGCGACCTCGCGGACGCGCGCGCGGCGATCGAGGCGCGCGACGTGCTCGCGAAGCAACGCGCCACCGACCACGCTCTGCGCATCCTCACCGAGCTGATTGCCGCGCTCGAACCGGACCGCGCGCCGGAGCTGTGCGCCAATCTCGAACGCCTGTACGACTTCGCGCACGCGCGGATCGTCGCCGCGAGCCGGGACATGGACGCCGCGCCGCTCGGCGAGGCGGAGCGCATCATCGAGACGCTTCGCGACGCGTTTCGCACGGCCGCGGAGGCCGCATGA